From Zhongshania aliphaticivorans, one genomic window encodes:
- the paaB gene encoding 1,2-phenylacetyl-CoA epoxidase subunit PaaB, which translates to MTDNVNMKLYEVFLRSRRGLDHKHVGSLHAEDQEQALEYARDVYTRRSEGVSIWVVKSSDICASQESDCESFYDPLDDKPYRHATHYKLPDEVNSM; encoded by the coding sequence ATGACTGACAACGTAAATATGAAGTTATACGAAGTGTTCCTTCGCTCTCGTCGCGGGCTAGACCATAAGCATGTCGGCAGCCTGCATGCTGAAGATCAGGAGCAGGCGTTGGAATATGCGCGAGACGTTTATACACGACGCAGCGAAGGCGTGAGCATCTGGGTGGTTAAGTCATCGGATATTTGTGCGTCACAAGAAAGTGATTGCGAGAGCTTCTACGACCCGCTTGATGACAAGCCGTATCGGCACGCTACCCATTATAAGCTTCCTGATGAAGTGAACAGCATGTGA
- the paaC gene encoding 1,2-phenylacetyl-CoA epoxidase subunit PaaC, translating into MKERDIDQAISVYALRLGDDALVLGHRLSEWCSNGPFLEEDLALTNVALDYVGRARNFLNYAAQLRGNGSTEDSLAYQRDCRDFTNLLMHELPRGDFAFTLARQYLLDEYEALFLAELLNSKDSDLAGIAAKSAKETSYHLRRSREWMLRLGDGTDESRRRLQAALDELTGYTTELFEMDDLERDLCEIGVAVDRSTLFDRWFSSVSTTFAEANVTLPPASWAVKGGRIGFHTEHLGHLLAELQYVQRAYPGCRW; encoded by the coding sequence ATGAAAGAACGAGATATAGATCAAGCAATAAGCGTGTATGCACTTCGACTTGGCGATGACGCCTTGGTATTGGGGCACCGTTTAAGCGAGTGGTGTAGCAATGGCCCATTTTTAGAAGAAGATTTAGCGCTAACGAATGTTGCCCTAGATTATGTGGGGCGAGCGCGTAATTTTTTAAATTATGCCGCGCAATTGCGTGGTAACGGCAGTACCGAGGACTCACTAGCCTACCAGCGAGATTGTCGTGATTTCACCAATTTGCTGATGCATGAGCTACCGCGTGGTGATTTCGCGTTTACGCTGGCTCGGCAATATTTGTTGGATGAGTACGAGGCCTTATTTCTTGCTGAGTTGCTTAATTCAAAAGACAGTGATCTTGCTGGTATTGCTGCTAAGTCGGCAAAAGAGACAAGTTATCATCTGCGTCGTAGTCGCGAGTGGATGTTGCGCTTAGGGGACGGCACAGACGAAAGTCGTCGTCGCTTGCAGGCGGCCTTAGATGAGTTGACGGGCTATACCACCGAGTTGTTCGAGATGGACGATCTTGAGCGTGACTTGTGTGAAATTGGCGTTGCCGTTGATCGCAGTACCTTATTTGACCGTTGGTTTAGTTCGGTATCGACAACTTTTGCTGAAGCGAATGTGACTTTGCCACCGGCAAGTTGGGCAGTTAAAGGTGGGCGTATTGGCTTCCATACCGAGCACCTAGGGCATTTGTTAGCTGAATTGCAATATGTGCAGCGTGCCTATCCTGGCTGTCGTTGGTAG